One window of the Devosia sp. 2618 genome contains the following:
- a CDS encoding RuBisCO large subunit C-terminal-like domain-containing protein, giving the protein MARFTVTYWLGAADEKDARARALDLAAEQTVEIPRDIVPAGYVEDEILGRLEALTPGTDSRAGYLADICYSDDDVGGDFLQLLNVIFGNSSIKTATRVETMTLSDAIVDLCPGPKFGNAGLRERTGVATAPLLMSAIKPVGLPTSELAALAHQFALGGMNLIKDDHGLANQHTSPYEDRLKACVDAVNDANAKTGFTSTYVPNITGPAVEIFDRAWMAKELGAGAIMLAPSLAGFDVARTLSADPDFDLPLVSHPTFGGTNVITPTTGFSHAFFFGLLQRLMGIDAVVYPNFGGRFGFSREECQSIIAGCTSDFGGLKPILPAPGGGMTFERIPEMQATYGNDVIYLIGGALLREKADLPAACRRLAEAVGQA; this is encoded by the coding sequence ATGGCACGCTTTACCGTCACCTATTGGCTGGGCGCCGCTGACGAAAAGGACGCGCGCGCCCGCGCCCTCGATCTCGCTGCCGAGCAGACCGTTGAGATTCCCCGCGATATCGTCCCTGCTGGTTACGTCGAGGACGAGATTCTGGGGCGGCTGGAAGCGCTGACGCCCGGCACGGATTCCCGCGCCGGGTATCTGGCCGACATCTGTTATAGCGACGACGATGTCGGCGGCGATTTCCTGCAATTGCTCAATGTCATCTTCGGCAATTCCTCGATCAAGACGGCCACCCGCGTCGAGACGATGACGCTGTCGGATGCCATCGTTGATCTTTGCCCCGGCCCAAAATTCGGCAATGCCGGCCTGCGCGAACGCACCGGCGTTGCGACCGCGCCGCTCCTGATGTCCGCCATCAAGCCTGTCGGTCTACCCACCAGCGAGTTGGCGGCCCTCGCCCACCAGTTTGCACTGGGCGGCATGAACCTGATCAAGGACGATCACGGCCTCGCCAACCAGCACACGTCTCCCTATGAGGATCGTCTCAAGGCCTGCGTCGATGCGGTCAACGATGCCAATGCCAAGACAGGTTTTACCAGTACCTATGTGCCCAACATCACCGGTCCTGCCGTCGAAATCTTCGACCGCGCCTGGATGGCAAAGGAACTGGGCGCCGGCGCCATCATGCTGGCGCCATCGCTCGCCGGGTTCGACGTGGCGCGCACCCTGTCTGCCGATCCGGATTTTGATCTGCCGCTGGTTTCACACCCGACCTTTGGCGGCACCAATGTCATCACGCCCACCACCGGCTTTTCGCACGCCTTCTTCTTTGGCCTGCTGCAGCGGTTGATGGGGATAGACGCCGTGGTTTATCCCAATTTCGGTGGGCGTTTCGGGTTCTCGCGCGAGGAATGCCAGTCGATCATCGCGGGCTGCACCAGCGATTTCGGTGGCCTTAAGCCCATCCTGCCAGCGCCCGGCGGCGGCATGACCTTCGAGCGTATCCCCGAAATGCAGGCCACCTATGGCAATGACGTGATCTACCTGATCGGTGGCGCCCTGCTGCGCGAGAAGGCTGATCTCCCAGCAGCGTGCCGACGCCTCGCCGAAGCAGTCGGTCAGGCATAA
- a CDS encoding SDR family oxidoreductase has product MGTAQFDFSGQVVLVTGASGGLGQGIARAFAAAGAKVGVHYHANRAAAEALAAEIGGMAFQADLAHEPECIALVDSVRSTLGRLDVIINNAGQQPVAGLTDISGDDFRAMLDANVGGPFALTKALAKAGQGGSVVNIASIEALQPAAGHSHYATSKAALLMFTRAAALELGPLGIRVNAISPGLIGRDGLESAWPEGVARWKTSAPLQRLGTPQDIADAALFLASDAARWVTGANLVVDGGVSCAPTW; this is encoded by the coding sequence ATGGGCACAGCGCAGTTCGATTTCAGCGGTCAGGTTGTTCTGGTCACCGGCGCGTCCGGCGGGCTTGGTCAGGGCATTGCCCGCGCCTTCGCCGCTGCCGGTGCCAAGGTGGGCGTGCACTATCACGCCAACCGCGCGGCGGCCGAGGCTCTGGCGGCTGAGATCGGCGGCATGGCCTTTCAGGCCGATCTGGCACACGAGCCAGAATGCATCGCCCTGGTCGATAGCGTGCGCTCAACGCTGGGTCGGCTCGACGTCATCATCAACAATGCCGGCCAGCAGCCGGTCGCGGGGCTGACCGATATTTCCGGCGATGATTTCCGGGCCATGCTGGACGCCAATGTCGGCGGGCCGTTTGCGCTGACCAAGGCACTGGCCAAAGCCGGGCAGGGCGGCAGCGTGGTCAACATCGCCTCCATCGAAGCGCTGCAGCCCGCAGCCGGACACAGCCACTACGCAACGTCCAAGGCGGCGCTGCTGATGTTTACGCGCGCCGCTGCCTTGGAACTGGGGCCGCTGGGCATCCGCGTCAATGCCATCTCGCCGGGCCTGATCGGCCGCGATGGGTTGGAAAGCGCTTGGCCCGAAGGTGTGGCCCGCTGGAAGACGTCTGCCCCACTGCAACGCCTTGGAACACCGCAGGATATTGCGGATGCGGCGCTGTTCCTCGCGTCGGACGCGGCGCGTTGGGTGACCGGAGCAAATCTGGTGGTCGATGGTGGCGTGAGCTGCGCGCCGACCTGGTGA
- a CDS encoding purine-nucleoside phosphorylase, translating into MTQSPLARLDAAYASIADRVGAPCDTAIVLGSGLGHLADAVVNPTFISYGEIAGFPVSTAPGHKGQLVIGDLFGRRTVLMQGRVHLYEGWAPQDVAQVIYLLGKLGPKQLIVTNAAGALNPDYRPGDVMLIEDHLNFTGLNPLTGPNDDAIGVRFPDLSRAYDPALQCVTIKAAEEAGVSLRQGIYVGVAGPSLETSAERRYYRATGADAVGMSTVLEVVAAAHIRLPVIGLSAITNEATGGPDQQPDTIEEVLANAAIAGKKIGAVLAKLLPAL; encoded by the coding sequence ATGACCCAAAGCCCGCTTGCCCGGCTTGACGCCGCCTATGCTTCCATTGCCGATCGGGTTGGGGCGCCATGCGATACCGCCATTGTTCTGGGCTCGGGCCTCGGCCATCTGGCCGATGCCGTGGTCAATCCGACTTTCATCTCTTATGGCGAAATCGCCGGTTTCCCGGTCTCGACAGCCCCGGGTCACAAGGGCCAATTGGTGATCGGCGATCTGTTCGGTCGTCGCACGGTTCTGATGCAGGGCCGCGTCCACCTCTATGAAGGCTGGGCCCCGCAGGACGTGGCGCAGGTCATCTACCTGCTCGGCAAGCTCGGCCCCAAGCAGTTGATCGTCACCAATGCGGCGGGCGCGCTGAACCCGGATTATCGTCCCGGCGATGTGATGCTGATCGAAGATCATCTCAACTTCACAGGCCTTAACCCGCTGACCGGCCCCAACGATGATGCCATCGGCGTTCGCTTCCCCGATTTGTCGCGGGCCTATGATCCCGCGCTGCAGTGCGTCACAATCAAGGCAGCGGAAGAAGCCGGCGTCAGCCTGCGTCAGGGCATCTATGTGGGCGTGGCCGGGCCATCGCTCGAAACCTCAGCCGAGCGCCGCTACTACCGTGCCACTGGCGCCGATGCCGTGGGCATGTCGACGGTGCTCGAAGTCGTTGCCGCGGCCCATATCCGCCTGCCGGTGATCGGGCTTTCCGCCATCACCAATGAAGCAACGGGCGGACCCGACCAGCAGCCGGACACGATCGAAGAGGTTTTGGCCAACGCTGCCATTGCCGGCAAGAAGATCGGCGCCGTGCTCGCCAAGCTGCTGCCGGCGCTCTGA
- a CDS encoding amidohydrolase, which translates to MTDLIITNALVVAADGANTVIERGGVAVSNGKISHIASAETLSAMEGQARRVIDASGMLLMPGLINTHCHAADSLFRGLVEDLKLEPWLQTVWKAEAAILNPQTTHLGSVLGFAELLLGGVTTVMDMFWFPGETVRAARDVGVRVSTGGIFFDYPGVNGQSQAQREAIAEAFFEEFGDADDVFPAVLPHGTYTVSPEHLKTAYAIAEKYGGLFCTHVAETVAERADIETRYGRPVVQHLEHHGLINDRSVFAHCVHLDDAEIEILAKRGATVSHNPMSNLKLASGFARVPDMLKAGVNVTLGTDGAISGNDLDMWMALRLAATLHKAVAADAQVVSTREALAMVTINGAKALNAADRIGSLEVGKLADMVLLDLKRPHAVPLFDPLTHLVYSTAKSDVRHVFLGGEQVVRDGVLTHLNIADTLAEVQALVPRIKASIA; encoded by the coding sequence ATGACCGACCTGATCATCACCAATGCGCTGGTTGTGGCCGCCGATGGCGCCAATACCGTTATCGAGCGCGGCGGTGTCGCGGTCAGCAACGGCAAGATCTCCCACATCGCCTCGGCCGAAACGCTGTCGGCCATGGAAGGGCAGGCCAGGCGCGTGATCGACGCCTCGGGCATGCTGCTGATGCCGGGGCTGATCAACACCCATTGCCACGCCGCCGACAGCCTGTTCCGCGGGCTGGTCGAAGACCTCAAGCTTGAGCCATGGCTCCAGACCGTGTGGAAAGCCGAGGCGGCCATCCTCAACCCGCAGACGACGCATCTGGGCTCGGTTCTGGGATTTGCCGAACTGCTGTTGGGTGGCGTCACCACCGTCATGGACATGTTCTGGTTCCCCGGCGAGACCGTCCGCGCGGCGCGCGATGTCGGGGTGCGCGTATCGACCGGCGGCATCTTCTTTGATTATCCCGGCGTCAACGGACAAAGCCAGGCGCAGCGCGAGGCCATCGCAGAGGCGTTTTTTGAAGAGTTCGGCGATGCGGATGACGTATTCCCGGCCGTGCTACCCCATGGCACCTACACCGTCTCGCCGGAACATCTGAAGACTGCCTACGCCATCGCCGAAAAGTATGGTGGCCTGTTCTGCACCCATGTCGCGGAAACCGTGGCCGAGCGCGCCGATATCGAGACGCGCTATGGGCGGCCGGTTGTGCAGCATCTGGAGCATCATGGGCTGATCAATGATCGCTCGGTGTTCGCCCATTGCGTGCATCTAGACGATGCCGAGATCGAGATCCTGGCCAAGCGCGGCGCGACGGTGTCGCATAACCCCATGTCCAACCTCAAGCTCGCCTCGGGCTTCGCACGCGTGCCGGATATGCTCAAGGCCGGCGTCAATGTCACTCTCGGGACCGACGGCGCGATCTCCGGCAATGACCTCGACATGTGGATGGCGCTGCGACTGGCCGCGACGCTGCACAAGGCCGTCGCCGCCGATGCTCAGGTGGTCAGCACGCGCGAGGCGCTGGCCATGGTCACCATCAACGGTGCCAAGGCGCTGAATGCGGCGGACCGGATCGGTTCGCTCGAAGTGGGCAAGCTCGCCGACATGGTGCTGCTCGATCTCAAGCGCCCGCACGCGGTGCCGCTATTCGATCCGCTGACACATCTGGTCTATTCGACCGCCAAATCCGATGTGCGACACGTTTTTCTCGGTGGTGAGCAGGTGGTGCGCGATGGCGTGCTGACCCATCTCAATATCGCCGACACGCTGGCTGAGGTTCAGGCACTGGTGCCGCGGATCAAAGCCAGCATTGCCTGA
- a CDS encoding ABC transporter permease: MGIDLLLDPAFLQSVPRFLTPILLAALGGAICERAGVFNIALEGFILVGAFCAVLGSYLFGSPWWGALTAIAGGVVMGLLFAEFSLRRKGDAIVVSIALNLLAAGVTVYLLRAIFGVSGAFRDPGIKGFSGIDIPLLRDIPVLGPLLNGQSALFYFAVIAAFALQWFFAHHRLGLRLRAAGENPTGLASGGVSVQGVRLWALVLCGALCGLAGAQLSIANVNLFVENMSAGRGWIAVVAVLLTRGRPLYVLFIALLFGFVDSLSFRIQGVGLPQQFTDVMPYLATLIVLIGLSAWRKSKTA; encoded by the coding sequence ATGGGCATTGATCTGCTGCTGGACCCCGCCTTCCTTCAATCGGTGCCACGTTTCCTCACGCCCATCCTGCTGGCGGCCTTGGGCGGCGCCATTTGCGAGCGCGCCGGTGTGTTCAACATCGCGCTTGAAGGCTTCATTCTGGTCGGTGCGTTCTGCGCCGTGCTCGGCTCCTATCTCTTCGGCTCGCCCTGGTGGGGCGCGCTGACGGCGATTGCGGGCGGCGTGGTCATGGGCCTGCTGTTTGCCGAGTTCAGCCTGCGCCGCAAGGGCGATGCAATCGTGGTGTCCATCGCGCTCAACCTGTTGGCCGCCGGTGTCACCGTCTATCTGCTGCGTGCGATCTTTGGTGTTTCCGGCGCGTTTCGCGATCCGGGCATCAAGGGCTTTTCGGGCATCGACATCCCGCTGCTGCGCGACATTCCCGTGCTGGGACCGCTGCTGAACGGGCAATCGGCCCTGTTCTACTTCGCGGTGATCGCCGCCTTTGCGCTGCAATGGTTCTTTGCCCATCACCGTTTGGGGCTGCGCCTGCGCGCGGCGGGTGAAAACCCGACCGGCCTCGCCTCCGGCGGCGTCAGCGTACAGGGCGTGCGGCTCTGGGCGCTGGTGCTGTGCGGGGCGCTATGCGGCCTTGCCGGGGCGCAATTGTCCATCGCCAACGTCAATCTGTTCGTTGAAAACATGAGCGCAGGGCGCGGCTGGATCGCCGTCGTGGCTGTATTGCTGACCCGCGGGCGGCCGCTCTATGTGCTGTTCATCGCGCTGCTGTTCGGTTTTGTGGATAGCCTGTCCTTCCGCATTCAGGGCGTTGGCCTGCCGCAGCAATTCACCGACGTGATGCCCTATCTGGCGACGCTGATCGTGCTGATCGGCCTGTCGGCGTGGCGCAAGTCCAAGACCGCGTGA
- a CDS encoding ABC transporter permease, with the protein MELDFRTRLLPWLAVLAWIFGILLALMLIANADFGEAVSGFFNGAFGGRNLAYLMTTLSRATLIVGMALAVMISFRAGLFNIGGEGQLVVGGLVAALVGIYLPGPGWLVIIAGIVAAMAAGGLWAVLAGMMQLYVGVPLLIGSLLLNYPARYLASYFVSYPFRDVASGLPQTHLVPDAVWLPLFPGTRLDMGVLFIVVVAILAIIYSSSTVPGYRARMNGLAPEFTRASGLPVKRIVLQTLLLSGAIAGLVGALAVYGLHHRFTDGMLVQPLYAWVGIIAVLLVGMVPWAVPISGFFFAAIQTGAAGMERTADVPKEIGLIMQAVIILFVAGRISGVNLAGREDDNGH; encoded by the coding sequence ATGGAACTCGATTTTCGCACCCGCCTCTTGCCCTGGCTGGCCGTGCTGGCCTGGATTTTTGGTATCCTGCTCGCATTGATGTTGATCGCCAATGCCGATTTCGGCGAAGCGGTGAGCGGATTTTTCAACGGCGCCTTCGGTGGCCGGAACCTAGCCTATCTGATGACCACGTTGAGCCGCGCCACATTGATCGTCGGCATGGCGCTGGCGGTGATGATCAGTTTCCGGGCGGGCCTGTTCAATATTGGCGGCGAAGGCCAACTGGTGGTCGGCGGACTGGTTGCCGCGCTGGTCGGCATCTACCTGCCGGGGCCCGGTTGGCTCGTCATCATCGCCGGCATTGTCGCGGCAATGGCTGCGGGCGGGCTGTGGGCCGTGCTGGCGGGCATGATGCAGCTCTATGTCGGGGTGCCGCTGCTGATCGGCTCACTGCTGCTGAACTATCCCGCGCGCTATCTCGCGTCCTACTTCGTCAGTTACCCGTTCCGCGACGTCGCGTCAGGCCTGCCGCAAACCCATCTGGTGCCCGATGCCGTCTGGCTACCGCTGTTCCCCGGTACGCGGCTGGATATGGGCGTGCTGTTCATCGTGGTCGTGGCGATCCTGGCCATCATCTATTCGTCCAGCACCGTGCCGGGTTATCGAGCCCGCATGAATGGCTTGGCGCCGGAATTCACCCGCGCCTCCGGCCTGCCGGTCAAGCGCATCGTGCTGCAGACACTGCTACTGAGCGGCGCCATTGCGGGACTTGTCGGCGCGCTGGCCGTCTATGGGCTGCATCATCGCTTTACCGACGGCATGCTGGTGCAACCGCTTTACGCGTGGGTCGGCATTATCGCGGTTCTGCTGGTGGGCATGGTGCCATGGGCCGTGCCGATTTCCGGCTTCTTTTTCGCCGCCATCCAGACTGGAGCTGCCGGTATGGAGCGCACGGCCGACGTGCCCAAGGAGATTGGCCTCATCATGCAGGCGGTGATCATCCTGTTTGTGGCCGGTCGCATTTCGGGCGTGAACCTGGCTGGCCGGGAGGATGACAATGGGCATTGA
- a CDS encoding ABC transporter ATP-binding protein, which translates to MQVDLSGITVRFGSLVAVDDVSLHFAPGEIHAVVGENGAGKSTVMNVAFGLIKPASGTISIDGVAKRWRTPQDAIAHGLGMVHQHFMLQDSMTVLENLVLCSEPVNALGAVKFGTARARLKTIADTYGIGVDADKRIADLSVSERQIVEILKVLYRDAALLILDEPTAVLTPQETESLFQILRNFRSSGKAIALITHKLDEVMQIADRVSVMRAGKLISSFPVAETSKDEIARGIIGGDLPAPLTRGAAPAGDVVLSVDALQTSGDRLSAPVSFSVRRGEVVGIAGISGNGQTQLIEALVGLRATAAGEVSLLGKSLRGLDVGARRTLGMSYIPADRQRVGLALEATVSENAAVGREGTSTFRRGLMLKRAAMADFARDLIARYRIRVAGPSARSSSMSGGNKQKLVVGRELSRATPLIIAENPTWGVDIGASDFIHRELIRMRDAGHAILLVSTELDEVLALSDRILVLYEGRIAGEVAAANADRLAIGAMMTSRAKLEQVA; encoded by the coding sequence ATGCAGGTTGATCTGTCCGGCATCACAGTGCGGTTTGGGTCCTTGGTCGCCGTGGATGATGTCTCGCTGCATTTCGCGCCGGGCGAAATTCACGCCGTCGTCGGTGAAAACGGCGCCGGCAAAAGCACGGTGATGAACGTCGCCTTCGGGCTGATCAAGCCCGCTTCGGGCACCATCAGCATCGATGGCGTCGCCAAGCGCTGGCGCACCCCGCAAGACGCCATCGCCCATGGTCTGGGCATGGTGCATCAGCATTTCATGCTGCAGGATTCCATGACCGTGCTGGAAAATCTCGTGCTGTGCAGCGAGCCGGTCAATGCGCTGGGCGCCGTCAAGTTCGGCACGGCCCGCGCGCGGTTGAAAACCATTGCCGACACCTATGGCATCGGCGTCGATGCCGACAAACGCATCGCCGATCTGTCGGTCAGCGAGCGCCAGATCGTCGAAATCCTTAAAGTCCTCTATCGCGATGCTGCGCTGCTGATCCTTGACGAACCCACCGCCGTTTTGACGCCGCAGGAAACCGAGAGCCTGTTCCAGATCCTGCGCAATTTCCGCAGCAGCGGCAAAGCCATCGCGCTGATCACCCACAAGCTCGATGAGGTCATGCAGATTGCCGACCGCGTCAGCGTCATGCGCGCAGGCAAGCTTATTTCCAGCTTCCCAGTGGCTGAGACCAGCAAGGATGAGATCGCGCGCGGCATCATTGGCGGCGATCTGCCTGCGCCCCTGACGCGCGGCGCGGCGCCTGCCGGTGACGTGGTGCTATCGGTGGACGCACTTCAGACAAGCGGCGACAGGCTATCGGCGCCCGTCAGCTTCTCGGTCCGGCGCGGCGAGGTTGTCGGCATCGCAGGCATTTCCGGCAATGGGCAAACCCAGTTGATCGAAGCGCTGGTCGGACTGCGCGCGACGGCTGCCGGCGAGGTATCCCTTTTGGGCAAAAGCCTGCGTGGACTCGATGTTGGCGCACGGCGCACTTTGGGCATGAGCTACATTCCGGCCGACCGGCAACGCGTCGGTCTGGCACTCGAAGCAACCGTCAGTGAAAACGCCGCCGTCGGCCGCGAGGGCACCAGTACTTTCCGCCGTGGATTGATGCTGAAACGCGCCGCAATGGCCGATTTTGCGCGCGACCTGATTGCCCGCTATCGGATCAGGGTGGCTGGGCCCAGCGCGCGGTCATCCTCGATGTCGGGCGGCAACAAACAAAAGCTGGTGGTCGGCCGCGAACTCTCCCGTGCCACCCCACTCATCATTGCCGAAAACCCTACCTGGGGTGTCGATATCGGCGCCTCGGACTTCATTCACCGCGAGCTGATCCGCATGCGCGACGCCGGCCACGCTATCCTGCTGGTCTCTACCGAACTCGATGAAGTGCTGGCGCTGTCGGACCGCATTCTGGTGCTTTACGAAGGTCGGATTGCGGGCGAAGTTGCTGCCGCCAACGCAGATCGTCTGGCCATCGGCGCCATGATGACCTCGCGCGCTAAGCTTGAGCAGGTGGCCTAG
- a CDS encoding BMP family ABC transporter substrate-binding protein — protein sequence MTSWKSLLVGTAFGLAGLAGAAQAQDKLFVYVSPDVIGVNAFLKMGQTGTEAAAAKAGAKAQTFESSNAASRRENVEAAINEGATIIIMAGFEFNDIVTELAPTAPDTQFLIVDQCIENRPDNVHCAMFREHEATYLLGVAASMLTETNKVGVVSALDIPFLHRYTDGYAAGAKAEKPDVGVDIRWVGGENPFADPVRAKEQALALRAAGSDVIFTATSGGDFGVFEAAKEVNFKAFAVDVNLCPEDPEHMVSGTLKRVDNAIIAAVEGIEAGEKQLTLALGLKEGGMSIIGLEDEGLADSQCLIANMPDVLARVRAVAAEIESGSLVVADPMFAQ from the coding sequence ATGACATCCTGGAAATCGCTTCTGGTGGGTACGGCATTTGGCCTTGCCGGTTTGGCGGGAGCCGCGCAGGCGCAGGACAAGCTGTTTGTCTATGTTTCGCCCGACGTGATCGGGGTGAACGCGTTCCTCAAGATGGGGCAGACCGGCACTGAAGCCGCTGCCGCCAAGGCTGGCGCCAAAGCGCAGACCTTTGAAAGCTCCAACGCTGCATCGCGCCGCGAAAACGTGGAGGCGGCCATCAATGAAGGCGCCACCATCATCATCATGGCTGGCTTTGAGTTCAACGACATCGTCACCGAACTGGCGCCAACCGCGCCCGATACGCAGTTCCTGATCGTTGACCAGTGCATCGAAAACCGCCCGGACAACGTCCACTGCGCCATGTTCCGCGAACATGAGGCGACCTATCTGCTCGGCGTCGCCGCCAGCATGCTGACCGAGACCAACAAGGTCGGTGTCGTCAGCGCGCTCGATATTCCATTCCTGCACCGCTACACGGACGGCTATGCCGCTGGCGCCAAGGCAGAAAAGCCAGATGTCGGCGTCGATATCCGTTGGGTTGGCGGTGAAAATCCATTTGCCGATCCAGTGCGCGCCAAGGAACAGGCCCTGGCACTGCGCGCGGCCGGTTCCGACGTGATCTTCACGGCGACCTCGGGCGGCGATTTCGGCGTGTTTGAAGCGGCCAAGGAAGTCAACTTCAAGGCCTTCGCCGTTGACGTGAACCTCTGCCCAGAAGACCCGGAGCACATGGTGTCCGGTACGCTCAAGCGCGTCGACAACGCCATCATCGCCGCCGTCGAAGGCATCGAAGCTGGTGAAAAGCAGCTGACGCTTGCTCTCGGCCTCAAGGAAGGCGGCATGTCGATCATCGGGCTCGAAGATGAAGGTCTGGCCGATAGCCAGTGCCTGATCGCCAATATGCCCGACGTTCTGGCCCGCGTACGCGCGGTTGCCGCTGAGATCGAAAGCGGCTCGCTGGTCGTCGCCGATCCAATGTTCGCTCAATAA
- a CDS encoding cupin domain-containing protein, whose translation MTPEWFIAGPTATEFYTPERCHITELMNSPLSPETSLAVARVEPGVTTQLHSLTGVTERYVVRKGEGVVEVDGVTTPLVVGAQAVIGAGVSQRITNTGTTDLEFYCLCTPRFMPESYVNLEGDD comes from the coding sequence ATGACGCCAGAATGGTTCATTGCCGGCCCCACTGCCACCGAATTTTATACCCCTGAACGCTGCCACATCACCGAGCTGATGAATTCGCCGCTGTCGCCAGAAACCTCGCTGGCCGTGGCCCGCGTCGAGCCCGGCGTGACCACGCAGCTGCACAGCCTTACCGGCGTCACCGAGCGCTATGTCGTGCGCAAGGGAGAAGGTGTCGTTGAGGTGGACGGCGTGACCACGCCGCTGGTCGTCGGTGCGCAGGCTGTCATTGGCGCTGGCGTATCGCAGCGCATCACCAATACCGGCACGACCGATCTGGAGTTCTATTGCCTCTGCACGCCGCGCTTCATGCCGGAGAGCTACGTCAATCTGGAAGGTGACGACTAG
- a CDS encoding glucosamine-6-phosphate deaminase: MTEPTITTLEDAAAVSSAVAQHVAQAIQAKPKLTLGLATGNTFRAIYADLVALYEKGGFSLAQAKAFNLDEYVGLAADHPASFATYMKQHLFNHVDFAPGAARLPEVAGGDIAAACAAYEQAIATAGGIDLQLLGIGRNGHIGFNEPGSPFDSRTREVALTASTQSANAVDFPPGEAVPPTAATMGIGSILDAREIVLVVTGAHKAEALHRAFHADPSIDCPASALHRHHNVHVFCDKAAAGL; this comes from the coding sequence ATGACCGAACCGACCATCACCACGCTTGAAGACGCAGCTGCCGTTTCTAGCGCTGTTGCCCAGCATGTGGCGCAGGCTATTCAGGCCAAGCCGAAGCTGACGCTTGGCCTTGCCACCGGCAATACTTTCCGCGCCATTTATGCCGATCTTGTCGCCCTCTACGAAAAGGGCGGCTTCTCGCTGGCGCAGGCGAAGGCCTTCAATCTTGATGAATATGTCGGATTGGCCGCCGATCACCCGGCTTCCTTTGCCACCTATATGAAGCAGCACCTGTTCAATCACGTCGACTTCGCGCCCGGCGCCGCGCGCCTGCCCGAAGTTGCGGGCGGCGACATTGCAGCGGCCTGTGCTGCCTATGAACAGGCCATTGCCACCGCTGGCGGCATTGACCTGCAATTGCTGGGCATCGGCCGCAATGGCCATATCGGGTTCAACGAACCCGGCTCGCCCTTCGATAGCCGCACCCGCGAAGTGGCGCTGACGGCGTCGACCCAAAGTGCCAATGCCGTCGATTTCCCACCGGGCGAGGCCGTGCCCCCAACCGCCGCCACGATGGGCATCGGCTCCATTTTGGACGCGCGCGAAATCGTGCTGGTTGTCACTGGCGCGCACAAGGCCGAAGCGCTTCACCGCGCTTTCCACGCTGACCCAAGCATTGACTGCCCCGCCTCGGCGCTGCATCGCCACCACAATGTTCATGTGTTCTGCGACAAGGCGGCCGCTGGGCTCTAA
- a CDS encoding carbohydrate kinase family protein: MTSPNPGGRAVLSLGRIYCDMVFNGLDAMPVLGREQFAGDFSITPGGGALITAAHSAAMGRPAALLARYGTDTISQALEGQIKSLGIDLRFLDRHPDAGPQVTVVMVQDSERAFLSRRAGTALPATFDAALEWPHASHLHIAEYATLHEIPHAVRNATARGHTVSLDPSWDSELIHDPMFFERSSGVSVFLPNLEEARALTRCENPEEALVKLAGHFPVVAIKCGPDGALLSMNGALFSHATPRVDVVDTTGAGDAFNAGFLDAWLDGLDGQACLASAIDAGTRSVQAVGGTGSLQAAG, translated from the coding sequence ATGACTTCTCCAAATCCCGGCGGCCGGGCGGTTCTGAGTCTCGGCCGCATCTATTGCGACATGGTGTTCAATGGCCTCGACGCCATGCCAGTCCTTGGGCGCGAACAGTTCGCTGGCGATTTCTCCATCACCCCGGGTGGTGGAGCCCTCATTACTGCGGCTCATTCGGCGGCTATGGGGCGTCCGGCGGCACTGCTCGCACGCTATGGCACCGACACGATTTCGCAGGCGCTCGAGGGCCAGATCAAGTCTTTAGGCATTGATCTGCGTTTCCTCGATCGTCACCCCGATGCTGGGCCGCAGGTGACCGTGGTGATGGTACAAGACAGCGAACGCGCCTTCCTGTCGCGCCGCGCGGGAACAGCGCTTCCAGCCACGTTCGACGCGGCACTGGAGTGGCCTCATGCCAGCCATCTGCACATCGCCGAATATGCCACCCTGCACGAAATCCCCCATGCGGTGCGCAACGCAACCGCGCGTGGCCACACCGTGTCGCTCGACCCCAGCTGGGACTCCGAGCTGATCCACGACCCGATGTTTTTCGAACGCTCCAGCGGCGTCTCGGTCTTCCTGCCAAACCTCGAAGAAGCGCGCGCACTGACCCGTTGCGAGAATCCCGAAGAAGCTCTGGTCAAGCTCGCCGGTCATTTCCCGGTGGTTGCCATCAAGTGCGGCCCCGACGGCGCATTGCTCAGCATGAACGGCGCCTTGTTTAGCCATGCCACCCCGCGGGTCGATGTCGTCGACACAACCGGGGCAGGGGATGCGTTCAACGCCGGCTTCCTTGATGCGTGGCTCGATGGTCTTGATGGACAGGCCTGCCTCGCATCGGCGATTGACGCGGGCACGCGCTCGGTGCAAGCGGTGGGCGGTACTGGCAGCTTGCAAGCGGCAGGTTGA